In Capillimicrobium parvum, a genomic segment contains:
- a CDS encoding sortase — MRRSLRFLSTVLIVAGVLLVADALVTVLWQEPISAVIAQRSQSELRKDLDQLADAGPTPVQARALRSLPTTERRLAYAARELRRRTAEGDALGRIVLPTLDKRFVMVAGDAPADLRKGPGVYPDTPLPGTGATTAIAGHRTTYLAPFRNLDDLDRGDQIRLEMPYGDFTYVVERRQIVQPDDVSVIRRTGYERVVLTACHPLYSAAQRIVVSARLVRVVPSRRIAAIAAAAERPRR; from the coding sequence ATGAGGCGCTCGCTGCGCTTCCTGTCGACGGTCCTCATCGTCGCCGGGGTCCTGCTCGTGGCCGATGCGCTCGTCACCGTGCTGTGGCAGGAGCCGATCTCCGCGGTGATCGCGCAGCGCAGCCAGAGCGAGCTGAGAAAGGACCTCGACCAGCTCGCCGACGCCGGGCCGACGCCCGTACAGGCGCGGGCCCTGCGCTCGCTGCCGACGACCGAGCGGCGCCTGGCCTACGCCGCGCGCGAGCTGCGGCGCAGGACGGCCGAAGGCGATGCGCTCGGACGCATCGTGCTGCCGACGCTCGACAAGCGCTTCGTCATGGTCGCCGGCGATGCGCCCGCCGACCTGCGCAAGGGACCCGGCGTCTACCCCGACACGCCGCTGCCCGGCACGGGCGCGACGACCGCCATCGCCGGCCACCGGACCACCTACCTCGCCCCGTTCCGCAACCTCGACGACCTCGACCGCGGCGACCAGATCCGGCTCGAGATGCCGTACGGCGACTTCACGTACGTCGTCGAGCGCCGCCAGATCGTGCAGCCCGACGACGTGTCGGTGATCCGGCGCACCGGCTACGAGCGTGTCGTCCTGACCGCCTGCCACCCGCTCTACAGCGCGGCGCAGCGGATCGTGGTGTCCGCACGCCTGGTGCGCGTCGTGCCGTCGCGGAGGATCGCGGCGATCGCGGCCGCGGCTGAGCGGCCGCGCCGCTAG